From Lolium perenne isolate Kyuss_39 chromosome 5, Kyuss_2.0, whole genome shotgun sequence, a single genomic window includes:
- the LOC127302690 gene encoding protein PAT1 homolog: protein MEPGDTKFDASQYAFFGNNVLEEVELGGLDEEDAGDNAFVEAGEEEYAPTYGRDTLEDEGVSSFTGVDDLAGAFSKLNRTVNEPKQPGIVSRGGSLSGQSSTADWAREPESSYWPTQPSLDAEQRLDNKNWWSQPSHPAHFADSRLQRTSSSPQQDAQYNAIEPILGPRPSPLHRMSSYPHQEPQYNNAEPIHGNGSRYTPALMQHPNGFIPPQMPPPRQQNGMLPIQHSPPQFSQLHAQMLGRQHHPPQNLQMFGPRHPPPQMMGRFDPNFDMPDLSDPRARSMLHHGRHGPRYPPQGFDPSNMRMDNRWQRFRSRYMSTEEIENIARIQKAATQITDPYIDDYYHQACLATKSAGAQLRHHFCPTLIRDPSSRARSKDEPHAYLQVDALGRLPFSSIRRPRPLLDVEEASEPSDNTTEKSASKSLDQEPMLAARITIEDGLCLLLDVDDIDRLLQFSQQPDGGLQLRNRRQALLEQLAESLQLVDPLTPNKDIPLSPNDDLVFLRIVSLPKGRKLLSRYIELVTSGSELARIVCMAVFRHLRSIFGNLSSDSSIDRTTTKLVSAVSTCVVRMDLSGLSACLAAVACSSQQPPLRPLGYAAGDGASVIIKSVLDRATELFTDHHVASAYSMQNRALWQASFDAFFRLLMEYCMSKFDTVIHTVQMQPAAAAVISRETPVELLRASLPHTNEHQRKQLLSFAQRSVPVNNSNSTGSGNVLMTSQYVQS, encoded by the exons GGTGTAAGTTCATTTACTGGTGTTGATGATCTTGCCGGAGCATTCTCAAAG CTTAACAGAACTGTTAACGAACCAAAGCAACCAGGAATAGTTAGCCGTGGGGGTTCGTTATCTGGACAAA GCTCTACTGCAGACTGGGCACGAGAACCTGAATCATCATACTGGCCTACACAACCTTCACTGGACGCTGAACAACGGCTGGACAACAAAAACTGGTGGTCCCAACCATCCCATCCAGCTCACTTTGCTGATTCCAGACTTCAGAGGACATCATCATCCCCACAACAAGATGCTCAGTACAATGCTATCGAACCTATTCTCGGACCAAGGCCATCTCCTTTGCACAGAATGTCATCATACCCCCACCAAGAGCCTCAATACAATAATGCTGAACCGATTCATGGGAATGGTAGCAGGTATACACCAGCTTTGATGCAGCATCCAAATGGATTTATACCGCCTCAAATGCCGCCACCCCGTCAACAAAATGGAATGCTTCCAATTCAACACTCTCCACCCCAGTTCTCACAACTACATGCCCAGATGCTTGGTCGCCAACATCACCCGCCACAAAATCTGCAGATGTTTGGTCCTCGGCATCCTCCACCACAAATGATGGGTAGATTCGACCCAAATTTTGATATGCCTGACTTGAGCGACCCCAGAGCAAGATCAATGTTACACCATGGAAGGCACGGCCCACGTTATCCTCCCCAAGGTTTCGATCCTAGCAATATGAGAATGGATAATAGGTGGCAGCGGTTCAGATCCAGGTACATGTCCACTGAAGAAATTGAGaacatagcaaggatacagaaaGCAGCCACTCAGATCACTGATCCATATATTGATGATTACTATCATCAAGCTTGTTTGGCTACAAAATCAGCGGGAGCACAACTGAGGCACCACTTCTGTCCAACTTTGATCAGAGATCCATCTTCTCGTGCACGAAGTAAGGATGAGCCACATGCATATCTCCAGGTTGATGCTCTTGGGAGGCTCCCATTTTCTTCCATCCGCAGGCCTCGCCCGCTCCTTGATGTTGAAGAAGCCTCCGAACCAAGTGATAACACTACTGAAAAATCTGCTTCAAAATCTCTTGACCAAGAGCCGATGCTGGCTGCTAGAATCACAATTGAAGATGGTCTTTGCCTGCTACTGGATGTGGATGATATTGATCGTTTGCTTCAGTTTAGTCAACAGCCAGATGGTGGTTTGCAACTGAGAAACAGAAGACAGGCTCTTCTCGAGCAGCTGGCAGAATCACTGCAATTAGTTGATCCACTTACACCCAATAAGGATATACCTCTGTCGCCAAATGACGATCTAGTGTTTCTCCGCATAGTATCCCTACCAAAGGGTCGGAAACTACTTTCTCGTTACATTGAACTTGTTACTTCAGGCAGTGAGCTTGCAAGGATTGTTTGCATGGCAGTCTTCCGACATCTAAGATCTATATTTGGCAATTTGTCCTCTGATAGCAGCATAGATAGGACAACTACTAAACTTGTAAGTGCCGTATCCACCTGTGTTGTTCGGATGGACTTGAGTGGACTCAGTGCTTGTCTTGCAGCTGTTGCGTGTTCATCACAGCAACCACCTCTTCGGCCTCTGGGATATGCTGCTGGTGATGGCGCTTCTGTCATTATAAAGTCTGTACTGGACAGAGCTACAGAGCTTTTTACCGATCATCATGTGGCCTCTGCTTACAGCATGCAGAACAGAGCTCTATGGCAGGCATCATTTGATGCATTCTTCAGGCTGCTTATGGAGTATTGCATGAGTAAATTTGATACTGTGATTCATACAGTACAAATGCAACCTGCTGCAGCAGCTGTGATAAGCAGGGAAACTCCAGTGGAGCTGTTGCGTGCCAGCCTTCCTCACACAAATGAGCATCAGCGCAAGCAGTTGCTCAGTTTTGCTCAGCGCAGTGTGCCTGTCAATAACTCTAATTCTACTGGGTCTGGTAATGTACTGATGACATCTCAATATGTCCAGAGCTGA